ACTTATGTAAATTAATGGAAGACTGTAAAAGTGTTTTTCAAATTTACAGTTTAAATAACAGATATTAATAAATTAAGCTGGATAATTCCAGCTTTTTTTGTTATAATCAAATTAAAGACAAAACAGTAAATTTTATGAAATATAATTTAAGGTGGTAGGAAAATGTACAGAATATTTGATAATATCTCCTATGAAATTTTAAATGAAGGAGAAAAATTTGAAATAGCAGGAATTGAGTACGATTCTAGAAAAATAAGGGAAAACTTTGTTTTTATAGCAATGACAGGAAATAATGTTGACGGGCATGACTTTATTCAGAAGGCCATTGATAGTGGTGCTAAAATGATAGTTGCTGAAAAAAGAGTCAATGTATCCGGATATAGCAATTATGAAAAAGTTTCCTTTATACTTATAGAAAATGTAAGGAAAAGTTTGGGAATAATAGCTTCAAATTACTATAACTACCCACAGAATAAATTGAAAATAGTAGGGATAACAGGAACAAATGGAAAAACGACATCAAGTTATATCCTTGAAAATATACTTGAAAAAACAGCAAGGATTGGAACTACAGGAAACAGAATACTTGACGAGGAATTTGAGACAGTGAATACAACCCCTGAATCTCTTGAACTTATAAAACTGATAAATGAAAGTGTAAAAAGAGGAGTAGAGTATTTTATAATGGAAGTCAGTTCGCATGCGCTTGAAATAGGCCGTGTAAATATGCTGGAATTTGATTCTGCAATATTTACCAATCTTACTCAGGATCATCTTGATTTTCATGGTACAATGGAAAATTACTTCAATGCAAAAAGAAAAATCTTTTCCATGCTTAGAAAAGACGGTACAGGAGTTATAAATATAGATGATGGGTATGGTAAAAGAATAGTTTCTGAAAAATCTGTTAATGGGACAAGCAACACTCAAGATAATACTGTAGGAAGTAAGAAGGAAAATAAATATTTTTCAATAAGTGTAAATGATAAAACTGCAGATTTATATGGAGAAATAGTAAAATACACTAATGACGGTATGAAAATAAAAATTATTCATGGAAAAGATGAATATATTCTGGATGTAAATCTTGTAGGAGAATACAATCTGCATAATATTCTTGGATGTGTGGCTTCGGCACTGTCATTGGGAACAGGAATGGACAAGATTGTAGAAAAGCTTGAAAAGATGCCTTCTGTACCTGGAAGATTTGAAACTGTAAAAAATAATATGAATGTAAGAATTGTAGTGGATTATGCCCATACAGATGATGGACTTATGAATGTAGGAACTACATTGAAGAAAATAACAGAAAATAGGGTTGTCACTATATTTGGTGCAGGTGGAGACAGGGATAATAAGAAAAGACCTAAAATGGCAAAGGCTGCCGCAGAATTTAGTGATTACATAATATTGACTTCAGATAATCCGAGAACGGAAGATCCTATGGTGATACTGAAGGAAGTTGAATCAGGTCTTACTGAAATAAATTTTCCTAAGGAAAAGTATATAATTATTGAAGACAGGGAACAGGCTATAAAATATGCGGTTCAGGAAATAATCAGGGAAGGGGACAGCCTTCTTATAGCAGGAAAAGGGCATGAAACCTATCAGATTATAGGAAAGGAAAAAAGACATTTTGATGACAGGGAAACTGTAAAAAAACATTTGATATAATTCATTTTTTTTGGTATACTCAGAAATGAAATAAAAATATAAATTTAAGGGAGTGATGTCAGAATTGAAAAAGATTGTTTNNNNNNNNNNNNNNNNNNNNNNNNNNNNNNNNNNNNNNNNNNNNNNNNNNNNNNNNNNNNNNNNNNNNNNNNNNNNNNNNNNNNNNNNNNNNNNNNNNNNAAAGCAGTGGAAGTGGAGATTCAGGAAGTAAGGAACTGAATATTTATACATGGACATATTTTATACCGCAGGAAGTAATAGACGATTTTCAGAAGGAAACGGGAATAAAGGTAAATCTGAGCTATTATGACAATAATGATGTAATGATAGCAAAATTAATGTCGGGTGCAAAGGGATTTGACATAGTTTCACCATCTACAGATTATGTTGATGTGCTTATAAAGAGCGGACTTATAGAAAAACTTGACAAGCAGAAACTGGGAGAAACTTTTAACAACCTTGATAAGGATGGACTTAAGCTTGAGGAACTTTCAAAAATATACGATCCAGGCTTAAATTACTCAATACCTTATACATATTCTGCAACAGGAGTAGCGGTAAATAAAAAATTTATGAAAGATTACCCNNNNNNNNNNNNNNNNNNNNNNNNNNNNNNNNNNNNNNNNNNNNNNNNNNNNNNNNNNNNNNNNNNNNNNNNNNNNNNNNNNNNNNNNNNNNNNNNNNNNTTATCCTTCAGATTCAGCAGATGACAAGCAGTTAGAGGAAGCTAAAAATAGAATCCTTGAATGGAAGAAAAATCTTGCAAAATTTGATGCAACAGCTTTTGGTAAGAGTGTGGCTACTGGAGAATTCTATGCTGCCCACGGATATGCTGAAAATGTCTATGGTGAACTGGATGAAGCTGAATACGGAAACTTTGATTTCTTTATACCTAAAGATGCAATGATGTATATAGATAGCATGGCTATTGTAAAAAATTCACCTAATAAGGAAAATGCCTATAAATTTTTAGAATTTTTATACAGACCTGAAAACTTCATAAAAGTATATGAACAGTTTAAGGCTCCTTCAGTTATAAAAGGAATTGAAGAAAAATCAAAGATAAAATCACTTGTAAATAGAGCTCAGGTTGTGGAAAATGCTAAACTTCCTGGAGCATTATCAGATGAAGCAAAAGAAAAACAGGATAAAATATGGAATGAAATAAAACTGGCAAACTAATTAGTTGACAGTATTTCAGAAAATATGAGTTAAAAAATAGATTTAATAAAAAAATCCGGCTGGAATTTCTTTGAGTTTAAGAAGAAATTTTAGCTGGATTTTTAATTGGAAATTTTATTGAATTTAGGAAATGAAAATTAAATTTGATAAGAGGAATTTTTCGAGGTATAATAATTAAAAATAATACAGGAGGCTAATATATGAATAATAAAATTAAGCAACGGATTTCTATATTTGTAACTATTTTTGTAGTAATATTCCTAAATATAGTAATGTAAGTTTTCTTTTTATTGTTAGCCAAATCATTGAAAAAGAAGGTAACTTTACCATCATCAATTTCGGTAATCTTGTATTCGGCAACAGGTGAACGTGCGCGGTATCTTCCGAGATATCTGATAATACCCTCTGTGCTGTAAAATATGCGGTTTAGGAAATAATCAGGGAAGGGGACAGTCTTCTTATAGCAGGGAAAGGGCATGAAACTTATCAGATTATAGGAAAGGAAAAAAGACATTTTGATGACAGGGAAACTGTAAAAAAACATTTGATATAATTCATTTTTTTTGGTATACTCAGAAATGTAACTAAAATATAAATTCAAGGGAGTGATGTCAGAATTGAAAAAGATGGTTTNNNNNNNNNNNNNNNNNNNNNNNNNNNNNNNNNNNNNNNNNNNNNNNNNNNNNNNNNNNNNNNNNNNNNNNNNNNNNNNNNNNNNNNNNNNNNNNNNNNNAAAGCAGTGGAAGTGGAGATTCAGGAAGTAAGGAGCTGAATATTTATACATGGACGTATTTTATACCGCAGGAAATAATAGACAATTTTCAGAAGGAAACTGGAATAAAGGTAAATTTGAGCTATTATGATAATAATGATGTTATGCTAGCAAAATTAATGTCAGGAGCAAAGGGATTTGACATAGTTTCACCATCTACAGATTATGTTGATGTTCTTAGAAAAAGTGGGCTTATAGAAAAATTGGATAAGAAGAAACTGGGAGAAACTTTTAACAACCTTGATAAGGATGGACTTAAGCTTGAGGAACTTTCAAAAATATATGATCCAGGCTTAGATTACTCAATACCTTATGCATATTTTGCAACAGGAATAGCGGTAAATAAAAAATTTATGAAAGATTACCCNNNNNNNNNNNNNNNNNNNNNNNNNNNNNNNNNNNNNNNNNNNNNNNNNNNNNNNNNNNNNNNNNNNNNNNNNNNNNNNNNNNNNNNNNNNNNNNNNNNNTTATCCTTCAGATTCAGCAGATGACAAGCAGTTACAGGAAGCTAAAAATAAAATTCTTGAATGGAAGAAAAATCTTGCAAAATTTGATGCAACATCTTTTGCTAAGGGTGTGGCTACTGGAGAATTCTATGCTGTCCATGGATATGCTGAAAATGTCTATGGTGAACTGGAAGAATCTGAATACGGAAACTTTGATTTCTTTATACCTAAAGATGCAATGATGTATATAGATAGCATGGCTATTGTAAAAAATTCACCTAATAAGGAAAATGCCTATAAATTTTTAGAATTTTTATACAGACCTGAAAACTTCATAAAAGTATATGAATTCTTTAAGACTCCTTCCGTTATAAAAGGCGTTGAAGAAAAATCAAAGGTAAAACCAACTGTAAATAGAGCTCAGGTTGTTGAAAATGCTAAACTTCCTGGAGCATTATCAGATGAAGCAAAAGAAAAACAGGATAAAATATGGAATGAAATAAAACTGGCAAACTAATTAGTTGACAGTATTTCAGAAAATATGAGTTAAAAAATAGATTTAATAAAAAAATCCGGCTGGAATTTCCTTGAATTTAGAGAGGAATTTTGGTTGGATTTTTAAATTAAAAATCTTATTATGTAAATATCTAATATCTATAAATTAATAGAATAAAAATAAAATTGTAAAATAAAAAGAAGTTGCCAGAAATTGACAACTTTTTTTATATTGCAATGAAACAAAACGGAGTTTACAAAAGTTCAGATATTTTTACTTTTCTGTCTTCTTCCAAAGACTTAGTAAGGGCATCTGCTGTCAGAATGGAATCTCTTGCGGCAGTACCGTCCAGTAATGGAATGAATTCTTTATCAACTTCAGCTCCCTGAAGAACATTATGTAGAAATTCCATTTCCATTTCCATGATTCCATGCAGCCATAAAGGAGGGATTCTGTCAGGTTTACCGTACATTATTGCACCGTCCATTTCCAGTCCTTTATATATTCTTGTTCTGTCATCATCTTCTTCTTTAGTACGATGAAGCAGGAATTTTTCTTCTTTATCATCAATTTTTAAAGTGACTCCTACATCCTGAAGATCCAGTAGGATAGCTCCTTTAGTTCCTTGAATTTTTACAGAATGGTCAGGCCATCTGAATGCAGATCCATACTGTAAAGTTGCAAATCTTTTATTTGGAAATTCAAGTGTTATGAAAAGGGCATCATCTTCATCACCAAATTTTTCTCCTTGATGGGCGATGTTTCCTCCAACCATTGTTACTTTTTCAGGCACTCCCATTATAAACTGTATAAAGTCCAGTTCATGTATATGATGATACAGGTGGCCTCCTGAAAGTTCCTTTATTTTTTTCCAGCTAATTTCCTTTTGTTCCTTTTCCCATCCATTTCTCATAGAATGGCAATGTAAAACTTCTCCAATAACACCATCATTTATTAATTGTTTTATTTTTCTTACACCATTCATGAAGTTCATTACGTGTCCTGCCATGAAGATTACACCATTCTTTTTTGTAGCTTCTATCATTTCAGAACATTCCTTGTATGAAAGTGCGATAGGCTTTTCACAGAATACATGTTTCTTATTTTTAGCAGCTTCTAAAACGGCTTCCTTATGTGCTCCATTTGGAGAAGCAACTATTATTGCATCAATATCATCCCTTGCACATAATTCCTGAATGTTTTCTGAAACTTCACATCCAAGTTCTTCAGAAATATTTTTTGTATTTTCCGGATCATAAATGGCAACAACTTTTGCTCCTTCGATTTTATTTAATATTCTTCCTAAATGTGCTCCAAAATATCCGGTTCCTATTATTCCGTAATTTATATTTTTCATTTCTGTAATGTATGATAGTATAAAATAAAATCATACTCTCCTTTCTTCAAATTATGTATATAATTTTGTCCTAATATGTTTACTTAACTGACCCGTCTGATAATCCTCCTGCAATCTTGTTCTGTATAATCATAAAGAACACTACTGAAGGCAGGATTACAATTACTGATGCAGCCATCATCTGTCCCCAGTCCAGTATTTCTGAACCTGTTAAAGAGTAGAGGGCTATTGACAGAGGCATTTTTTCAGAGTTATTTATTAATAGCAGTGCATACAGAAATTCATTCCATGTATTGATAAATGTGTAAATGGCAGTTGAAACAATTCCTGGAGACACTATAGGAAGTACAATCTGAAAAAATATTCCGAATTTTCCTACTCCGTCAACCTTTGCGGCTTCCTCAATTCCAATAGGAACAGTTTGAAAAAATCCTATCAGCATCCATATTGCATATGGTATGGAAAACGACAGATAAGTAATAACTACACCAATCCATGTATTAATTAATCCTAATTTTGCCATAACTGTAACGTATGGGACAGCCAGCAGGATAGTAGGAAACATATATGTAGTAATAAGCATTTTTGTCATTTTTTTACCTACTTTAGGGAAAAATCTTACAATTCCATAAGCTCCAAGGGCTGAAACGATTATAGTTATTACAGTGGCTGTAAAAGATATAACTAAACTGTTTTTTATATTTCTTATAAAATTCAGACTAAACAGAACCTGTCTATAATAATCGAATGTAATTTTTTTAGGAATAAAAGCCAATGGACTGTTGGACATTTCGCTTGAAGGCTTTATGGAAGAAAGAATAATCCATATTAGAGGGAAAACGGCAATTATTGCCATAACAGTTAAAAGTAAATAGATTAATCCAGTATAGATATTATTTTTATAACTGTATTTCATTATTTATCATCCTCTCTTTCCCATCTGTTAAGCAGTTTGAAATATCCAAAACACACAGCCATTAGAAACAGAAGCAGTAGAATAGTGACTGCAGATGCTGTTCCTAATCTTTTTAAATTCCATCCTGTCTTGTATGCATATATTGGTAATGTAGTGGTCAAGTCTGAAGGTCCTCCTCCAGTCAGCAGATAAAGCAGGTCAAAGTTGTTGAAGACCCATATTGTTCTTAAAACAACCAGTAATCCTATAACTCCACGTATATGTCTTATTGTTATGTAACGGAATACCTGAAAAGAAGATGCACCGTCAACAATAGCCGCTTCATACTGTTCACGCGGAATAGTCTTTAAGGCTGCCAGAATATTTACCATAAACAGAGGTGCTCCAAACCATATATTTATAAACAGTACTATCCAGAAGGCGGTTTTCGGATCTGCCAGAAAGTTTATGTTTTCCTTTGTAATATGCAGTTGTGTAAGTAAATTCGGTATAAATCCATAAACATCGTTTAAAATCCATTTCCATGAAAATGCTATAACGATAGCAGGAAACGCCCATGGGATAATAAGTAAAGTTCTATAAAATCCCGAAAATTTTGGAATTCTGTTTAAGGAAAGAGCAGCTATAAATCCTACCAGAAGCTGTCCTGTAATTGATAAAACAGTCCATTTTATTGAAGTCAGGAATGCATGATAAAATTCAGGGTTAGTAAGGACAAATTTGAAGTTGTCAAACCAGATCCACTTGTAATACGGTCTAATTAAGTTTTTCGATGTAAAGCTAAAATATACACTGGAAATTATAGGATAAACCAGCAGAAGAAAAACTATTAACATGGCTGGTAAAACAAACACCAGATTTATCTTATCGATTTTCATTTTATTCTTTTTCATGAGTATTCCTTTCCTGTCACGTGGTTAGCTGGTTATTTTGCCGCGGCAAATAAGTCGTTTAGTTCCTTTTCAGCTTTTTTTGCAGCTTCTTCCACGGGAACATTTTTAAGTATAATTTCCTGGAACATCTTTTCAATTACACCTTGGCTTGTAATTATTCCGGCTTCAGGTTTTGGACCAAATTCCATTCCAATTGCAGTACCTTTATCAACAGCATTGTTAATAACTGTGATTGTATCCTGGAATTGTTTGATTATTGGATTATCCAGGTATGCAGGATCATTTGAAATATCTTTTAAGGCTGGTAACATACCACCTGGAACAGAATGTAAGAATTTAATGTATTTTTCTTTTTCATATAAACTTTCAACAAAAGCTTTTGCAATTTCAGGGTGTTTACTATTTTTCCATACGATTATAGGTATATTTGAAGTTTCTATTCCCCGTTCAGGATCTGCTGCATTTACTTTAGGTATTGGTGCGGCAGCTATTTTGTCCAGTAAATCAGGTGAGTTCTGTTTAACTCCTCCAATTTGGAATCCACTGTTAAAGTCAAAAGCTGTTTTACCTTGATAATAAAGTGTAGCCTGATCTAATACTTTAAAGTTTACAGAACCTTTTGGAGATACTGCTTTATACATATTTACCCAGTAATTTATCCCATCTATGGCAGCCTTGCTTGTAAGGTTTGCTTTTCCGTCTTTAGTTATTAAAGTTTCTCCTGCTGAACGGACATAGAAGTTAAGGAATCTAGTTGCCATCATATCTCCAAGTCCCATAGGAACTGATAATCCATAAACTTGAGGAGGATTATTTAATTTTTTAGCCGCTTCAAATAATTCTGCCCATGTTTTTGGAACTTCAAGTCCTGCAGCCTGTAATAAATCTTTTCTGTACCACATTACCTGAGCGTGTGAATATAGAGGTATAGAATAATGTTTTCCATTCATTTCCCCTTCTGTAAGAGGAGCAGCGTAAAATCTATCTTTTCCAATATGATCGATTACATCATCAATAGGAACTAAAGCATCTGCCTGTAACAGTTCTACAACATGGTTAGGTAAAGCTGTACTTACATCAGGAACTTGTCCGGCCTGTAATCCTGTTGTCCATTTAGTGTAAAATTCAGGCCATGCAAATGTTTCAATTTTAATTTTTACTTTCGGATGTTTTTTCATAAATTCTTCAGCAGCCTGTTTCATGAACTCGTTTCTAGGTCCTTGAGTAAATGAATGCCAGAATACTATTTCTCCTTCAAGTTCTCCTGTTTCATTTGACTGTTTTGAACCTCCGCAGGAAATAATAAGAAATAATACTGAGATAAGTAACAGAATAATCTTCTTTTTCATAATTGTTCCATCCTTTCAATGTTAGATATTAAGTGTTGTAAAATAAGTGAAATATACTATTTTAAGTATATAATACCTGTGTGAAAATAATTGACGTCAGTTTTTCCTTTTGATTATTAAGAGTATACCTTCATTTTTTAATAAAACAAGATATCTAAAACGATTAATTATAGTAAAAAACGATTAAATAGATATAATTTTTTTAAAAAATTGTACATAAAAAATTGTTTTATAAATATTATGAGGTATAATTAAAGTAAAATGACAGCAGGAGTTACAAATTATGGAAAACAACTCATTAATGAAGGCATTCCATCTGGCTTTTCTTTATGTTGATACATATACCTTCAATAGGGACTGGAAATTTCAGGAAGAAAAGGTACCTTACTCAATGATAAGGTTTATAGTGGAGGGAAATGCAAAATTTATAATAGATGACAATGTATACGATGTGGGTAAAAATGATATTATTTACATACCTGAAAGCTGTAACCTTCAGTGTATGTCTGTTTCAAATCATTTTTCCTTTATAAGTATCAGATTTACTGCCTCCTATTCTATACATGGACTAAAAATATGGTCTGAAATAATGGATTTTGATACACAGATTAAATGTGAAGATAAATTTATTATTGACTGTTTTTATTCAATGATAAAGGAAAAAAATGCCAATAGATTGGGGACTTCCTTTGTTTTAAGGGGATATCTGGAAATAATAGTAGGTTATTTAATAAATATTTCAAAGGAAAAAGGGGAAAGCAGAACATGTAAAATTCAGTATTACAACAGGGAAATAGACAGCAGGGTACAGGCAATTGTAAATGATATGATAAATAATCCCTTTAGGGAATTTTCAACAGAATTCTACTGCAGATTGTCTGATATAAGTGAGGCGTCTTTCAGAAGACTGTTTAAAAAGCATACAGGGAAATCACCAAATAAATTTTTTATGGAAATTAAAATGACAGTTGCCGCAAGAAGAATTCTTGAGACAGACGACAGGATATCAGAAGTGTGTAGACACGTAGGAATTGAAGATGCCAACTATTTCACGAAAATTTTTAAGAAATATTTCAGGGTTTCTCCGCATATTTACAGAAAAATAAGTAGAGGATAAAAAAATATGAAAGATATATTTATTCATTTATCAAAATTTTACTTATGTAAAACAATTATTCATTAAGAAAAAGTCAAAATTCGCCTGAAAAATCAGGCTGATGACTTTTTCTAAATTCATTTTTTTGTTTTACATTGTAAAATTTTAAATAATTCATAAATATAATCTTTCATATTTTTAAAATTTTATGTGGATTGTCTATTCTACTATTACATTCTCTCTACTGTCTGTATTGATAACAATGACAATCCCTGTTTCAGTATGTCTGCAGCCTTTATTGAAAGTAATATTCTTGCCTGCATTACATCCTTGTTTTCTTCCTTCAATATAGATTTTGAGTTGTAGAAGTTATTGTAAGTTTTAGCCAGATCAAATAAATAATCTGCAATCAGGTTAGGTTTAAATCCTTCATACGCTTTTACTACAACTTGAGGGAATCTTAACAGCATAACTGCAAGGTCTCTTTCAATGTCATTCATGTCATCAAGGATAATATCCTTGCTCTTGTCAACTGAAATATTTTCAGATTCCATTTTTCTCAGAAGGGACATTATTCTTACATAAGTGTATTGTAAGTATGGTCCTGTATTTCCTTCGAAGCTTAGTACTTTATCCCAGTCAAATAATATAGGTGAAGTTCTGTTCTGGCTCAGGTCAAAGTATTTTATTGCTCCTGTTCCAACTATATCTGAGATAATATCCTTTTCAGCTTCAGGTAAATCAGGATTCTTTTCATCTATAACTTTTCTTACTTCTTCCTGTGCTTTATTCAGAAGGTCGATAAGTCTGATTACATTTCCACCTCTTGTAGATAGGATAACTCCATTTGCAAATCTCATAATACCAAATTGAATATGAACTTTTTCATAATCATAAGGTGCTCCTGTCATTCTTGCAATTTCAAATACTTGCTTAAAGTGTTCCTGCTGTCTTTCATCAACAACATATAACCCCATATCAGCGTTTAATTCATCTTTTCTATATTTAATAGTCGCAAGGTCAGAAGTTGAATAAAGGAAGCTTCCATCCTTTTTCTGAACTATACATGGGTGAAGTTTTGTTTCTTCATCAAAGAAAACAACAAGTGCATCGTCATCTTCCCTTGCAATTTTTCTTGCTTTTAAATCTTCAAGTACGTCAGGCATCATATCATTATAGAATGATTCACCATTGTAGAAGTCAAATTTAATATCAAATCTTTTATAAATTTTATTGTATTCATTTATTGAAATATTAATAAATTCCTTCCAAAGGGCGTTGTTTTTTTCGTCTCCCGCCTGAAGTTTTCTAAGTTCTTCCCTTGCAATGTCGTTTAGGGAAGGATCTTCTTTTGCTTTATCAGAGAAAAGTACATATATTCTTTCAAGTTCTTCTATCGGATCATTTTCATAAGCTTCCTTGTCAAGCCAACGTTCGTAAGCAACAATAAGTTTTCCAAACTGAGTTCCCCAGTCTCCTATGTGGTTATCTCCGAAAACTTTAAATCCTAGGAACTGCATAATTCTTTTTATAGATTCTCCAATAATTGTACTTCTTAAGTGCCCAACGTGCATACGCTTTGCAATGTTTGGAGAAGAATAGTCAATTACAACAGTTCTGTCAGTGTTAAGGAATGAAAAATCATATTTTTCCTCCCCTATTTTTTTAATTTCATTATTAATAAAGTTATTTTTCAGATAGATGTTTATAAATCCAGGCCCTGCTACTTCAAGTTTTTCGATGATGTCATCAGCTTCAAACTTTTCTATGATTTCATTGGCTATTTCTCTTGGATTTTTACCTATGATTTTTGAAGTTATCATGGCAAAATTTGTCTGAAAATCACCAAATTCTTTTTTTGTAGAATTTTGGATATCGATTTTATCTGAGAAATCACTGTTAAAAATACGGTTTATATTTTTTTTGAAGAGTTCCTTCAATTGAATAGTAAGTAATTCCATCTTTCCAGTTATATGTTTTGAATTTGATAATTTTTTTAGGGAAATAGTTTTACCAAATAAAACATATGTCTCCTTTCCTTATAATTTATTTTATATTATATAATAAATTGCCACAAATTTGAAGACTTTAATTGCTTTTATTTGTATTTTTTGTTGGAATTTTGGCTGAAATTTATTAAAATAGATTGTAAAACGTTATTTTAAAGATATTTGAAAAACATCTTAGAGGAAAAAGGAAGTATTCTATTTAAAGGAACAAAAAAATAAATAGATTTTAAATATACCCTAGTATTTTCAGTATATTCTTCAAATTTAAAGGAACGAAAACAAAAATAAAATATTTCCTTGAATAATACTTTGGAATTGTATATTATATGATTATAAAAAGCAATATAGGAGAAGAATATGAAGAAAGTAAGAGTTACAGTTTCAGATTTTATGAATGAAATTATTACAGGAGATTCAGAGTATTTTAAACTACCAGTTGGAAGAATAGGGAACATAATTTTTAAATATTACATGGACAAAGATTTAAACAAAGTAGAACTAAGAAATTTTTCAGGTGAAGTTATACAATTTAATCTGAATAAAAAAAATGAAGAAATTTTTATGGACACACTTATAAGAAATAAAGTAGAAATAGAATCAGAATATTGGAGAAATATATT
This Leptotrichia sp. oral taxon 215 str. W9775 DNA region includes the following protein-coding sequences:
- a CDS encoding extracellular solute-binding protein translates to SSGSGDSGSKELNIYTWTYFIPQEIIDNFQKETGIKVNLSYYDNNDVMLAKLMSGAKGFDIVSPSTDYVDVLRKSGLIEKLDKKKLGETFNNLDKDGLKLEELSKIYDPGLDYSIPYAYFATGIAVNKKFMKDYP
- a CDS encoding extracellular solute-binding protein produces the protein YPSDSADDKQLQEAKNKILEWKKNLAKFDATSFAKGVATGEFYAVHGYAENVYGELEESEYGNFDFFIPKDAMMYIDSMAIVKNSPNKENAYKFLEFLYRPENFIKVYEFFKTPSVIKGVEEKSKVKPTVNRAQVVENAKLPGALSDEAKEKQDKIWNEIKLAN
- a CDS encoding UDP-N-acetylmuramoyl-L-alanyl-D-glutamate--2,6-diaminopimelate ligase; the protein is MYRIFDNISYEILNEGEKFEIAGIEYDSRKIRENFVFIAMTGNNVDGHDFIQKAIDSGAKMIVAEKRVNVSGYSNYEKVSFILIENVRKSLGIIASNYYNYPQNKLKIVGITGTNGKTTSSYILENILEKTARIGTTGNRILDEEFETVNTTPESLELIKLINESVKRGVEYFIMEVSSHALEIGRVNMLEFDSAIFTNLTQDHLDFHGTMENYFNAKRKIFSMLRKDGTGVINIDDGYGKRIVSEKSVNGTSNTQDNTVGSKKENKYFSISVNDKTADLYGEIVKYTNDGMKIKIIHGKDEYILDVNLVGEYNLHNILGCVASALSLGTGMDKIVEKLEKMPSVPGRFETVKNNMNVRIVVDYAHTDDGLMNVGTTLKKITENRVVTIFGAGGDRDNKKRPKMAKAAAEFSDYIILTSDNPRTEDPMVILKEVESGLTEINFPKEKYIIIEDREQAIKYAVQEIIREGDSLLIAGKGHETYQIIGKEKRHFDDRETVKKHLI
- a CDS encoding carbohydrate ABC transporter permease gives rise to the protein MKKNKMKIDKINLVFVLPAMLIVFLLLVYPIISSVYFSFTSKNLIRPYYKWIWFDNFKFVLTNPEFYHAFLTSIKWTVLSITGQLLVGFIAALSLNRIPKFSGFYRTLLIIPWAFPAIVIAFSWKWILNDVYGFIPNLLTQLHITKENINFLADPKTAFWIVLFINIWFGAPLFMVNILAALKTIPREQYEAAIVDGASSFQVFRYITIRHIRGVIGLLVVLRTIWVFNNFDLLYLLTGGGPSDLTTTLPIYAYKTGWNLKRLGTASAVTILLLLFLMAVCFGYFKLLNRWEREDDK
- a CDS encoding transposase, whose protein sequence is MFFYSFPVIKMSFFLSYNLISFMPFPCYKKTVPFPDYFLNRIFYSTEGIIRYLGRYRARSPVAEYKITEIDDGKVTFFFNDLANNKKKTYITIFRNITTKIVTNIEIRCLILLFIY
- a CDS encoding Gfo/Idh/MocA family protein, coding for MKNINYGIIGTGYFGAHLGRILNKIEGAKVVAIYDPENTKNISEELGCEVSENIQELCARDDIDAIIVASPNGAHKEAVLEAAKNKKHVFCEKPIALSYKECSEMIEATKKNGVIFMAGHVMNFMNGVRKIKQLINDGVIGEVLHCHSMRNGWEKEQKEISWKKIKELSGGHLYHHIHELDFIQFIMGVPEKVTMVGGNIAHQGEKFGDEDDALFITLEFPNKRFATLQYGSAFRWPDHSVKIQGTKGAILLDLQDVGVTLKIDDKEEKFLLHRTKEEDDDRTRIYKGLEMDGAIMYGKPDRIPPLWLHGIMEMEMEFLHNVLQGAEVDKEFIPLLDGTAARDSILTADALTKSLEEDRKVKISELL
- a CDS encoding carbohydrate ABC transporter permease yields the protein MKYSYKNNIYTGLIYLLLTVMAIIAVFPLIWIILSSIKPSSEMSNSPLAFIPKKITFDYYRQVLFSLNFIRNIKNSLVISFTATVITIIVSALGAYGIVRFFPKVGKKMTKMLITTYMFPTILLAVPYVTVMAKLGLINTWIGVVITYLSFSIPYAIWMLIGFFQTVPIGIEEAAKVDGVGKFGIFFQIVLPIVSPGIVSTAIYTFINTWNEFLYALLLINNSEKMPLSIALYSLTGSEILDWGQMMAASVIVILPSVVFFMIIQNKIAGGLSDGSVK
- a CDS encoding extracellular solute-binding protein, which gives rise to YPSDSADDKQLEEAKNRILEWKKNLAKFDATAFGKSVATGEFYAAHGYAENVYGELDEAEYGNFDFFIPKDAMMYIDSMAIVKNSPNKENAYKFLEFLYRPENFIKVYEQFKAPSVIKGIEEKSKIKSLVNRAQVVENAKLPGALSDEAKEKQDKIWNEIKLAN
- a CDS encoding extracellular solute-binding protein; this encodes SSGSGDSGSKELNIYTWTYFIPQEVIDDFQKETGIKVNLSYYDNNDVMIAKLMSGAKGFDIVSPSTDYVDVLIKSGLIEKLDKQKLGETFNNLDKDGLKLEELSKIYDPGLNYSIPYTYSATGVAVNKKFMKDYP
- a CDS encoding ABC transporter substrate-binding protein — encoded protein: MKKKIILLLISVLFLIISCGGSKQSNETGELEGEIVFWHSFTQGPRNEFMKQAAEEFMKKHPKVKIKIETFAWPEFYTKWTTGLQAGQVPDVSTALPNHVVELLQADALVPIDDVIDHIGKDRFYAAPLTEGEMNGKHYSIPLYSHAQVMWYRKDLLQAAGLEVPKTWAELFEAAKKLNNPPQVYGLSVPMGLGDMMATRFLNFYVRSAGETLITKDGKANLTSKAAIDGINYWVNMYKAVSPKGSVNFKVLDQATLYYQGKTAFDFNSGFQIGGVKQNSPDLLDKIAAAPIPKVNAADPERGIETSNIPIIVWKNSKHPEIAKAFVESLYEKEKYIKFLHSVPGGMLPALKDISNDPAYLDNPIIKQFQDTITVINNAVDKGTAIGMEFGPKPEAGIITSQGVIEKMFQEIILKNVPVEEAAKKAEKELNDLFAAAK